A section of the Paracoccaceae bacterium genome encodes:
- a CDS encoding septum formation initiator family protein — translation MTRKHPARAIGALMFFATAIALGVYFTFASVQGDYGLFRRIEIEAESKAIAADLADISAQIAVLENKTRRMSDSYLDLDLLDEQARDVLGFVRADDVILR, via the coding sequence ATGACCCGCAAACACCCGGCCCGCGCCATCGGCGCCCTGATGTTTTTCGCCACAGCCATCGCGCTGGGGGTTTATTTCACCTTTGCCAGCGTGCAGGGCGACTATGGCCTGTTCCGCCGGATCGAGATCGAGGCTGAAAGCAAAGCCATCGCCGCTGATCTGGCCGACATCTCGGCCCAGATCGCCGTGCTGGAAAACAAGACCCGCCGCATGTCCGACAGCTATCTCGATCTTGACCTGCTGGACGAACAGGCCCGTGATGTTTTGGGATTTGTCCGCGCGGACGATGTGATCCTACGCTGA
- a CDS encoding anhydro-N-acetylmuramic acid kinase: protein MTVVGAMSGTSLDGVDAAEIVTDGVTVFERGQTAYRPYSDAERATLHAALGRWPDDDVSAASEVVETAHAEVLSRFAQAEAFGFHGQTLAHDPAGRGTHQAGDGAVLAQVLHRPVVWDFRNNDVAMGGQGAPLAPFYHHALVREIGATAPLAILNLGGVGNLTWIDPSAATPETPGALLAFDTGPANAPLDDLVRARTGAPRDENGALASAGSADQGIIDAFLSHGYFPKIPPKSLDRNDFSALPDMIAPLSTENAAATLTQIVAACVAQGLTHCPTPPTRLLVTGGGRQNPAIMAALASRLPCPTAPIEDAGLNGDMLEAEAFAFLAARILRGLPTSAPGTTGVAAAIGGGQISHPTP, encoded by the coding sequence ATGACTGTGGTCGGCGCAATGTCCGGCACCTCGCTGGATGGTGTGGACGCGGCCGAAATCGTGACCGACGGCGTGACCGTGTTCGAACGCGGACAAACCGCCTATCGGCCCTATTCAGACGCCGAACGCGCCACCCTGCACGCCGCCCTTGGCCGCTGGCCGGACGATGATGTAAGCGCCGCGTCCGAGGTTGTCGAAACCGCCCACGCCGAGGTTCTGTCCCGCTTCGCCCAGGCCGAGGCCTTCGGATTCCACGGCCAGACGCTGGCCCATGACCCGGCCGGTCGTGGCACCCACCAGGCGGGCGATGGCGCCGTGCTGGCACAGGTTCTGCACCGCCCCGTGGTCTGGGATTTCCGCAACAACGATGTGGCGATGGGCGGCCAGGGCGCGCCGCTGGCGCCGTTCTATCACCACGCGCTGGTGCGCGAAATTGGTGCGACCGCACCCCTCGCCATCCTGAACCTCGGCGGTGTCGGCAACCTGACCTGGATCGACCCGAGCGCTGCGACACCCGAAACGCCCGGCGCGCTGCTGGCCTTCGATACCGGCCCGGCCAACGCGCCGCTGGACGATCTGGTCCGCGCCCGCACCGGGGCCCCGCGCGACGAAAACGGCGCGCTGGCCAGTGCCGGATCAGCGGACCAGGGCATCATCGACGCTTTCCTCAGCCACGGCTATTTCCCAAAGATCCCGCCCAAATCACTGGATCGAAACGACTTTTCTGCCCTTCCCGACATGATCGCCCCGCTTTCAACCGAAAACGCCGCCGCAACGCTGACCCAGATCGTCGCCGCTTGCGTCGCGCAGGGCCTGACCCACTGCCCGACCCCGCCAACCCGCCTGCTGGTCACCGGCGGCGGACGGCAGAACCCGGCCATCATGGCCGCCCTGGCCAGCCGCCTGCCCTGCCCCACCGCCCCGATCGAAGATGCGGGCCTCAACGGCGACATGCTGGAGGCCGAGGCCTTCGCCTTCCTCGCCGCCCGCATCCTGCGCGGCCTGCCAACCTCGGCCCCCGGCACCACCGGCGTGGCGGCGGCGATCGGCGGCGGCCAGATCAGCCACCCAACTCCCTGA
- a CDS encoding tyrosine--tRNA ligase, producing the protein MTYHPKSDFMRVMIERGFLADCTDYQGLDEALIKGVVPAYIGFDATAPSLHVGSLIQIMMLRWLQKTGHKPLVLMGGGTTKVGDPSFRSDERPLLTPQKIDENIAGIRDVFSNYVSFGAGASDALMLNNAEWLDGLNYLDFLRDIGRHFSVNRMLSFESVKSRIDREQSLSFLEFNYMILQAYDFLELNRRYGCVLQMGGSDQWGNIVNGIDLTRRVLDHEIYGLTSPLLTTSDGKKMGKSQDGAIWLNADMCSPYQFWQFWRNTTDADVGRFLKLYTELPVEDCDRLGALDGAEINAAKIRLANEVTTLAHGAEAAAAAEATSREVFEKGGVGDDLPTLTISAADLGDGLSIVQALVRSGLAGSGKEAKRLIAENGARLNDAPLTNAGLMLDADALSQPVKLSAGKKRHALVVLQG; encoded by the coding sequence ATGACCTACCACCCGAAATCGGACTTCATGCGTGTGATGATCGAGCGCGGCTTTCTGGCCGATTGCACCGATTATCAGGGCCTGGACGAGGCTTTGATCAAGGGCGTCGTGCCAGCCTATATCGGGTTTGACGCCACCGCGCCGAGCCTGCATGTGGGTAGTCTGATCCAGATCATGATGCTGCGCTGGCTGCAGAAAACCGGGCATAAGCCGTTGGTTCTGATGGGTGGCGGCACGACCAAAGTGGGCGACCCCAGCTTTCGCTCGGACGAGCGGCCTTTGCTGACGCCCCAGAAGATTGATGAGAATATCGCCGGGATTCGCGATGTCTTCAGCAACTATGTGTCATTTGGCGCGGGCGCGAGCGATGCGCTGATGCTGAACAACGCCGAATGGTTGGACGGGCTGAACTACCTCGATTTTCTGCGCGACATCGGGCGGCATTTTTCGGTGAACCGGATGCTGAGCTTTGAATCCGTGAAGTCGCGGATTGACCGGGAACAGTCACTCAGCTTTCTGGAATTCAACTATATGATCCTGCAAGCCTATGATTTTCTGGAGCTTAACCGGCGGTATGGTTGCGTTCTGCAGATGGGTGGGTCGGATCAATGGGGCAATATCGTCAACGGGATCGACCTGACGCGCCGGGTGCTGGATCATGAGATCTATGGCCTGACCAGTCCGCTGCTGACCACCAGTGACGGCAAGAAGATGGGCAAAAGCCAGGACGGGGCGATCTGGCTGAATGCGGATATGTGCAGCCCGTACCAGTTCTGGCAGTTCTGGCGCAACACGACGGATGCGGATGTCGGGCGTTTCCTGAAGCTTTATACCGAACTGCCGGTAGAGGATTGTGACCGCCTTGGCGCGCTGGACGGGGCCGAGATTAACGCGGCCAAGATCCGACTGGCCAATGAGGTGACGACCCTGGCCCATGGGGCCGAGGCTGCGGCGGCAGCCGAGGCGACATCGCGCGAGGTGTTCGAAAAGGGCGGCGTCGGGGACGACCTGCCGACCCTGACGATCAGCGCGGCTGATCTAGGTGACGGGCTGTCCATCGTGCAGGCGCTGGTGCGCAGCGGGCTGGCGGGGTCAGGCAAGGAGGCGAAACGCCTGATTGCCGAGAACGGCGCGCGGCTGAATGATGCGCCGCTGACCAATGCGGGGTTGATGCTGGACGCGGATGCGCTGTCGCAGCCGGTGAAACTGTCGGCGGGCAAGAAGCGGCATGCGTTGGTGGTGCTACAGGGCTGA
- a CDS encoding DUF3179 domain-containing protein: MITSRWIGAAVALAMTAGAALADPSRWRHEWPDTDFTMTAVDDWGEILSGGPPKDGIPAVNDPTFIPVGDEDRIGDREPVITLEIDGATPRAYPVRYLTWHEIVNDVVGGIPVAVTFCPLCNSGITFDRRVNGEILTFGVSGKLRNSDMVMYDRETQSWWQQAIGRGIVGSNTGTDLVAMASWMESWGQFKERNPNAEVMDQPNFRRSYGRNPYVGYDGSTKPFLYNGEMPPHDIPALMRVVRVGDTAWTMERIRAEGVINEDGLVISWTEGQASALDGPSLADSREVGTVRVRDQAGKDLPHDVMFAFAFHAFWPDGTWKLGS, from the coding sequence ATGATAACCTCTCGATGGATCGGGGCCGCCGTTGCCCTTGCCATGACCGCAGGCGCGGCCCTGGCCGACCCAAGCCGTTGGCGCCATGAATGGCCCGACACCGATTTCACAATGACCGCGGTTGATGACTGGGGCGAAATCCTGTCTGGCGGCCCGCCCAAGGACGGCATCCCGGCGGTCAATGATCCGACCTTCATTCCGGTCGGCGATGAAGACCGGATCGGCGACCGTGAACCGGTTATCACGCTGGAAATCGACGGGGCCACGCCGCGCGCCTATCCGGTGCGCTATCTCACCTGGCATGAGATCGTGAACGATGTGGTCGGCGGCATTCCAGTTGCGGTGACCTTCTGCCCGCTGTGCAATTCCGGCATCACCTTTGACCGCCGCGTGAACGGAGAGATCTTGACCTTCGGCGTATCTGGCAAGCTTAGGAATTCTGACATGGTGATGTACGACCGCGAGACTCAAAGCTGGTGGCAACAGGCCATCGGTCGGGGCATCGTGGGGTCGAACACCGGCACCGATCTGGTCGCCATGGCCAGCTGGATGGAAAGCTGGGGCCAGTTCAAGGAACGCAACCCCAATGCCGAGGTGATGGATCAGCCGAATTTCCGCCGCTCTTACGGGCGCAACCCCTATGTCGGCTATGACGGGTCCACCAAGCCGTTCCTCTACAATGGCGAAATGCCCCCCCACGACATTCCGGCCCTGATGCGCGTGGTGCGTGTAGGCGACACCGCCTGGACGATGGAGCGTATTCGCGCCGAAGGCGTGATCAACGAAGACGGCCTCGTCATTTCGTGGACCGAAGGCCAGGCCAGCGCCCTTGACGGCCCCAGCCTTGCCGACAGCCGCGAAGTCGGCACCGTGCGGGTCCGCGACCAGGCCGGCAAAGACCTGCCTCACGACGTCATGTTCGCCTTCGCCTTCCACGCCTTCTGGCCGGATGGGACTTGGAAGTTGGGCAGCTGA
- a CDS encoding peptidylprolyl isomerase, with amino-acid sequence MRKLLIAALLLGTPALAQDVEDGEGPNLEITVEGKASGKIVLDLFDDVAPQHVERITKLASEAAYDGVVFHRVIDGFMAQTGDVEFGRIDGDSLQMAGRGGSPLDDLPAEFSNIPFDRGVVGMARAQNPNSANSQFFIMFDEGHFLNGQYTVVGRVIEGLDVLDAIQRGDPNLNGVVVQPDVMADVNVIKTPAE; translated from the coding sequence ATGCGTAAGCTGCTGATCGCCGCCTTGTTGCTGGGCACACCGGCACTGGCGCAGGATGTCGAAGACGGCGAAGGCCCGAACCTTGAGATTACGGTCGAGGGCAAGGCCAGCGGCAAGATCGTTCTGGACCTTTTTGACGACGTTGCCCCGCAACATGTCGAGCGTATCACCAAGCTCGCGTCCGAGGCTGCTTATGACGGCGTCGTCTTCCACCGCGTCATCGACGGCTTCATGGCCCAGACCGGCGATGTGGAGTTTGGTCGCATCGACGGAGATTCGCTTCAGATGGCCGGACGCGGAGGGTCGCCCCTGGACGATCTGCCTGCCGAATTCTCGAACATACCGTTTGATCGCGGCGTGGTCGGCATGGCGCGGGCGCAGAACCCGAATTCGGCCAACAGCCAGTTCTTCATCATGTTCGATGAAGGCCATTTTCTGAACGGTCAGTACACTGTTGTGGGCCGGGTGATCGAAGGGCTGGACGTGCTGGACGCAATCCAGCGCGGCGATCCGAACCTGAACGGCGTCGTGGTTCAGCCGGACGTAATGGCCGACGTGAACGTCATCAAAACGCCCGCCGAATGA
- a CDS encoding peptidylprolyl isomerase, with amino-acid sequence MADIKDPENTVIIELKGGNVTVELLPDVAPQHVARMKDLARAGAYDGVVFHRVIEGFMAQTGDVANGNMNKDFNLGRAGTGGSDMPDLPAEFSKLPHDRGTIGAARSQNPNSANSQFFINFSDNAFLNGQYTVYGLVIEGMEHVDAITRGEPPAEPDQMITMKVAADA; translated from the coding sequence ATGGCCGATATCAAAGACCCAGAAAACACCGTCATCATCGAACTGAAAGGCGGCAACGTCACGGTCGAGCTGTTGCCGGACGTCGCGCCCCAGCATGTCGCCCGCATGAAGGATCTTGCCCGCGCCGGCGCCTATGACGGCGTTGTCTTCCACCGCGTGATTGAAGGTTTCATGGCCCAGACCGGCGATGTCGCCAACGGCAATATGAACAAGGATTTCAACCTTGGCCGCGCTGGCACCGGAGGGTCGGACATGCCCGATCTACCCGCCGAATTCTCGAAACTGCCGCACGATCGCGGCACCATCGGTGCGGCGCGCAGTCAGAACCCGAATTCGGCCAACAGCCAGTTTTTCATCAACTTTTCCGACAATGCCTTCCTGAACGGCCAATACACCGTCTATGGCCTCGTGATCGAGGGGATGGAGCATGTCGACGCCATCACCCGGGGTGAGCCGCCCGCAGAGCCGGATCAGATGATCACCATGAAGGTCGCTGCCGATGCGTAA